Genomic window (Helianthus annuus cultivar XRQ/B chromosome 3, HanXRQr2.0-SUNRISE, whole genome shotgun sequence):
AAAAAAGTAATtttctaaactttttatgttACTTACATGTCGATCTTGAAGAAGGAAAGGGACAAGAAATCATAGAGTTGTGGAATGATATCCgagaaatgcaaggaaaattGGAAAAGGCGCACAATCAAATTATTCATGAGAAAGAACCAGCAAAGTCGCTACTGAACAGACTCCGCGTAATCAAAGAAGTGCCAGTtattgataaaatgaaaaatttatATGTATGCAAAAAAATTTATGGATAGATATTTCGAACTCTAGAATGCGATGCCTATAGGGGTGTTACGGTTTGAATCCGGTTTGGTTTACGTTTTATCTGGCCAAATTACAAACTAAAGCAAACACAAAAGAGACGAAGTGTTGCTATATAGATTGTGACATGCAACCTGACTGAACTCCCACCTTTTACAACCTGTAAAGAGTTAAATGGATAAACATACTGAACAATTGGGCAATCATATTTTATACACTTAACTGTTGATAGAATACTTAAAAAAATTGGGCAATGGTATTTTGGGCCTACACAATCTGTACCAAAATTACCATTCTGACATGCTCGTTATTTTTCCACCAATAGTAATATTACTGTATTCTTAAAATTTAACTTATAGATTTGTTGCTTAATTGCTCAGAATTTGAAGATGATCCTGACCTATATGTGCTCAAGCCTATTAAATGACTTAGAGGTAGAATATGATAAAAAAAAGACTTTGGGCAAATGCCAGCTCGTTCCCATTATATAAATTTGAACACTATCTGTACATCAGTAGCAGTCATTGGGGAAAGTATGTTggcatcaaaaatttcacaaggtaCAGTTGCAACAATAGGTGGTTTCATCCTCAAAAGAGTGCAATTAGGTGGCCTCAAAAAATAGCAAACTTAGGTAGTTCGCTCAATACGGACCTACGTTtgttacggacgacgtcgactaagtaataaaaatattatatattaacgACGACCTACATTTCGACGCTCGATACGGACCTGCGCTtgttacggacgacgtcgactaagtaataaaaatattatatattaacaACTACCTACGTTTCGACGCTCGatactaggggtgcaaacgagttgagccgagcccgagcttgactaggctcgagctcgagctcggctcgattcaagctttatttctgaagctcgagctcggctcgggctcgactcgtttagtattttttaattaatttatattaattataattattattatacatataatttagttatttttttatatttatataaatggtaattattattaaataaatatatgtttaatatattaataaaaaaatatataaacagaaagcttGATTAGGTTCGCGAGCTGGCTCGAGGTCGATAAGCGAAACTCGGGCTCGgactcgtttactaaacgagcttgtttttaggtcgggcttgagctcgagctcgtttaagcttggctcgttcgagcttttttcgagccgagctcgagtagcttggctcgtttgcacccctactcaATACTTACCTACGCTagttacggacgacgtcgactaagtAATAAAGATATTATATATTAACTACTACCTACGTGACGTTTCGACgcttttatatataatataacttTTAAACTTTTTTTCTTCAAAGCAACTCTATATCACAGTTTTGATTTCCAATTTATGAAAATATTTCAATATTGAAAGAGAAGTTTGATTGTCTAATTTTTATTCTACATTCCAACTATTTACACGAGATTGCTAGCTACAACAGACAATTTTGGACCAGTTTCAAAGGACCGGTTACTTtcctttgtttttttatttagatTCTCTAAACCTCACcgtataataataatatttactTTTATCATTTTGTTCCCTCTGTTCTCTTCTCCGCCCCTTCACCGATATATGATAGCAGGCCTTCTAACATGTGCTCAGTGACTATAGCTTATAGCAAAATGAGAAAATCTTGCTGATTCCTGCCCCCTATCTCCACCGCCCTCCAGATCCTCTCCCAAATTGGGCTAGATATACATATACATGGTGGTAAGACATTTAATTTGTAGGAAGAATGCTACTCAACTTCAAAAAGATACCAAAATGGGCTCTTTCCACGTTCCAACACACCCACAAACTCTTACCAAGGTCTACTTTTTCTTTTGTCAGATGCTTCGTTTCATTCAACTCAAAGAAAGATTCACACGACCTGAACCGAATATTAACTGAATGTGAGGGTAGTATAAGATGCGTTCACAAAATGCATGCTAAGATCATCACGGGAGGTTACGGCCAAAATGTCTTTATTGGGTCTAAGCTTATTAACATGTACGCTGGCCTGGATCAGCTGCACATGAACTACGCACGGAAGGTGTTCGATAAAATGCCTCAAAGAGATGTTTTCTTATGGAACATGATGATTCAAACCTATGCGAATTCCGGTTTGTCTACTGAAGCATTGAATGTGTATAAGGAGATGTGTGAAAATGATGTGGCCTTTGACAAGTACACGTTTACGTTTGCGCTAAAGGCATGTAGCGTTATTAAAAACGAAACAACTGGTAGTGTGATCCATGGGCATGTGGTTAAAACTGGTTTTGTTTACAATGTGTTTGTTGGGAATGCTCTTGTAGCTTTATATGCTAAGTGTCAAATGATAGAGGCATGTAGGAGGGTGTTTGATGAGATTCCTGAAAAGGATGTTGTTAGTTGGAATACGGTTATATCCGGATGCGCTAGCAATGACCGCGCTATTGAAGCGCTTGATCTTTTTCATACTTTTCTACATGATGAATCATCTTGTAGCACACCAGACCATGCAACTCTTGTTAGCATTCTTCCCGCTTGTGCTCAAGTAGCAGAAGTTCGACTAGGGTTTTGGATTCATTGTTACGCTATAAAAACAGGTTTGACAAACGATGCTATGGTGGGAAGCGGTCTTATCGCTATGTATGGCAACTCTGGACACTTGGACTATGCACGCCAGGTGTTCGATCAAATATCTGAAAGAAATATTATGGTATGGACCGCTATGATGAGGGCGTATGGCATGCATGGGAACCCACACAAAGCGCTTACTCTTTTCTCAAACTTTTTGGAGGGCGGGTTCCAGCCCGACGGGGTTGTGTTTTTATGCTTGCTATCAACGTGTAGTCATGCAGGGTTAGTTTCGAAAGGCCGTGAGATTTTCAAACAAATGGAAGTTTATGGTGTGGGGAGAGGTCATGAACATTACGCTTGTATGGTTGATCTGTACGGGAGAGCTGGTTTGCTGATGGAAGCGGTTGAGTTTGTGAAATCGATGCCTGTGTTACCTAGCAAGGATGTGTATGGTGCTCTTCTTGGTGCGTGTAGAATGCATAATAATATTGAACTTGCTGAAGTTGTTGCACAGAAGTTGTTTGTTTTAGATCCGAATAGTGGTGGCCGGTATGTAACTTTGGCTAAGATATATGGGGACGGTGGGCGGTTGAAGGATGCGGCAGCGGTTTGGAAGACGATGGTGAAGAAAAACATCAAGAAACCATTTGGGTTTAGCTCAATCAAGGTGGATAGCGTGGTTCATACATTTGGGGTTGAAGATGAAACTCATCTAAGAACAATGGAGATTTATGACACACTTGCAGGGCTTGATGAGGTAATGGCATATGATCACCAACTTGAAGCACATTGCTAGAACAATTGCTGCTTGGAAAGTAGTAGGCTTATCTAGGGTTAAAGACCATTCTTTGTTTGCAAATGGCGCGGCATGTGTTCTCGCTTTCACATGCAAATATTTATATTCCAAAACTAACACACATGTAGGGGCTATTGGCTAAGGATTGGTGTCGTTTGAGGTTGTCGGGCTTTAGAAATTGGATTGTTGCATCGTGTCACTATGTGAGCTCTTCGAGGCCACGTAAGAGAGGTGCTGACATAAGCATCGAGCATTATTTAAGGAAGAACCAGGAACATAAAAGTTAGATGGGTTAAGCTGCTGCAAAATGGGTGGCTTAGTTGTTTGATTGACATGGGtcattttaaaataataataatgggTTGGAACCCACTGAAAATGTGTACTAAACTGCCTGAATAGTGAACCATTCGACGGAAAGTTTGTTTATGTGTATACATGAACACAATTTATTTTCTTTTAGCACTAATACATGTCTATTTGTGAACATTCTTTGTATCTCCGTTCATTTCAATATTCATTCAAATTTATTTAGTGctaatacttttttttttaaatcaatttgattttcatattttaaaaaatctattttactttcatatgttagaaCCCATTGTTTAGCCCATTTACAATAAGCCCAAATTTAGGAATAGTTAACTTTACATTTGGAGATTtagtttatgttcgtttgttaatgtttggttttgtttacttacgttcatgaactgttcatttCAAATATTCACAAACGAACACATTGATTTTTTAGTGAACAAACAAGGAAAATAATTTTTTAGTGAACGAACAAGGAAAAGAAAGCCTGTTTGTTCAagtgtttggttttgtttgtttgttttaaatgaacaaacacgaacaagctCATAGTCATGCACGTTAGTATTTGGGTAAACAGAACTTTTCATAAGTATCATATGATATGTTATGGTCAAAATGATATATGTACTAGCTTCATGCAACCTAATATGTTTACTGTTAGGTTCTGATGATCCATATATTTGAGGTTTAAAtatagcggctccctatatagggggctgctagaatgaaaaccaccccgagttgtaagaaccgcgagaactacaccccacggagcgccgttcgccatgatttttttttacaagtagatgtgtgtattataaacacagccgtaaaaaatcatggcgaacggcgctccgtggggtgtagttttttacaccacaagtttggtgttttttaattttttttcttttttcttttttttttcaccaaacttgtggtgtaaaaaactacaccccacggagcgccgttcgccatgatttttacggctgtgtttataatatacacatctacttgtaaaaaaaatcatggcgaacggcgctccgtggggtgtagttctcgcggttcttacaactcgaggtggttttcattctagcggctccctatatatatatatatatatataggattaggttcaaacgtgaacattttctccagcgtgaacttatctgggcccttgattttgtATATGATAGATCTTAGATCAATGGCACAATTGTAATTAAAggtataataaatttaatttaaattttaatctAAAGGGTAAAATAGGGAACTTTCATATTAAAAATATGGAAACTAATTAATTTGTAATCCCCTAAAATCTCTGTATCAGTTTCAAAACAAGATTCCCTCACCCACCACCTCATCAAACCTAACCGTCTTTGCTGCTATATTACGCAATGTACCTACACACGACTTCGAAAACGCCGTCGTCGGCTCCGCCACAAACTCCGACAACGTTTCCTCTTCACCTTTAGAAAATCCGAAACCACAACAACCTCCACATCTGCTTGATTCATGGCGTATGGCGGCTGTATGTAGGCGCGGAGAGAGAGAGACGCGGAGAAAGGAGGCCGACGATTCATGGCGGCGGCGGCAGGACAGCGAAGGCGACGATGACAGCGAcgccgtgagcggcggcggtCCTGACTTCCTTCCGACAAACCTCCGACAGTCCCGGTAAGTGCCGTCTACCTGTTTGGTTTCAGATCCTATCTTGGTTCGGGTTTCATTCTGTTCCAACTCGCTTCAGGTTAGCTCCGGGTTGGGCTTGTTTTCGACAGTCGAAGTGGAGGTGATATCACTGCAGCGAGGTGGTTATTGTTTTAATTTATCAATTGGTTCAACACGACAGCTAATGGCCAGTTTTGTTTCGGGTTCTTGTCGGGTCAGCATCAATCAAGTTCAGTTTTGTTTCGAATGTTGTTTCGGTTAAGTTTTGATCTGATGGTGAGGTTGATCTGATGTTTATCGCCAGCCGATCTGATGTTTATCGCCAATCTAATGTTTATCGCTATCGACAAGGTATGAAGTTTgtaaatttttattgtttttgatgtttgaaagttattattgttattgtttgatTGAGGTTCTGAAGATCTTTTATGAGTTTGATTATTGAGAAAAAAAGTTTGCAATTTTTCAttgttttgatgttgaaaattATTATTGTTTGGTTGAGAATTTGAAGATTGTTATGAGGTTATTTGAAGATTGTTATGAGGTTCTGAAGGTTGTTGTTAATGCAATGTACACACGTGTATTTCTTTTATTTTGCTCTGTTCTTAAGGCGCTGTACACacgtgtattctgattttgcttgtttttaaggcgctgtacacatgtgtattatgattttgccctggttttaaggcgctgtacacatgtgtattctgattttgctatgtttttaaggcgatgtacacatgtgtattctaattttgctatgtttttaatacgatgtacacatgtgtatagcgtctgtgtttgtgatatctcatattttttgtgaattatgcaaagtattaattgctgagttttttgtgttattataggagacgtcgtaaacgagaaaagtggagatggaaggtcgataaggatgattcacgtatgtttgtttgcttggtcgataaggatggttcagcatacaacgcggcgaatagttgtaaaagactatgtcttttttatttttccgattatgttgcgtttattgttttcacgaaactggaacttgtaattgtatgttttttttttggtttggcaaacattatgtaacttgttatttgcttaatataaactagttttacaggttttgtttgtttatatgtatgtattatgtagctaattacacatatgtaccatgctgagtacacatgtgtactgttcaaaatcccaagtacacatgtgtacaccgttgaaatatgaaggttacgtggatcttaaaaatcataattcGAACTCTCGAACTCTGGTGGtgaaatgtgaaaaataaaaatgaaataaaagatattgtggataatgaaattaaaataggaaagatgtaacttaattcaattattaaaataatgatttaaatataattttttatataattacaatcatacccttaacaactaaaaaggaaatcaatggtccagatcagttcacgcagttcacgcttgggaggttgttcacgctggaaccctaccctatatatatataggtagaggatcctgtaaaaagtccaacttttgtgagaagtgtgagaaataatttgggaatgacaagtgtcccttatcttaattaattcataagggtatattagtaattgtacattcttatcaattaattgatttccaaagataactgccaaaaatatcaggcgatatattagggatgtgattcgaattcgatttgttctatacatttaattgtttacggtaagttcttgttgtagtgttatattccccagaatgtagtgttatattatgtacaggtatctttaatctccttttcatagtgttttatccccatcaatagtgttttattctgtatagtgtcttacagtaaacagatagtgttatatctttctatagtgttttatcatgtaatatactgttccttgcatagtgttttatcctcatcaatagtgttttattctgtatagtgtcttacagtaaacagatagtgttatatcttcctatagtgttttatcatgtaatatactgttccttttcatagtgttttatcccccatcaacagtgttttatctatctatatactatatataagcaTTTCCCATGTCTAAAATAGTAATTTAACCCCAACTTTTTAAGATGGCAGACTAAAAGTCTCAAACAAAACCTATATTTTTACATTTTTCTTCCCATCTTACCCTTCGCTCCCTATATCCCCTTCCCCTATCAGATATTTAACACCAATGTTATCATCAGTTTCTTCCAATTCAATCGTTCTTTTCAATAAGGGTTTATGACTGAATCTCTACAGCCGCATAAGGAATTCGATGGATTACGCCAACTGAAATCAATTACCCCATACGTTTCATTCCTGCAATTATTTAACACCGAACCCATCATGGAATTGGGTAGGGTTTTCACCCCTGCCCCAACTCATCAGCCTTGTTGTTCTGGGATTCTTTTTCGATTACCATTAGTGTTAATCAAACTTTCTTAAAGATTCTATAGATAGAAACTAAAGTTttcaatgacgacgtcgaagctacagGCTCTCTGGAATCACCCTGCTGGCCCCAAAACCAGTGagtattttcttttaaaactttttattTCGATCTTAATCATGATAATTACATGAAATTAGGTTCTTTAGCTTTTATTCGTTGATAATATGATATGGAGTGTAATATATGTGCCAAATAGATAGGGATTTTGGTACCATTTCCCCCAATTAGTTAAAACCGATTTATATTTTGATAATTTTGTTCTGGGTATTAATCCTTTTGTGGAAATATTCAGAGCCAACAAAGAATTTTTTAGAGTTGTCTGGTACCAGTTTCGATTGTCAAAGTCAAGGGATAAAGCCATGGGGATCTTTGAGGATATAACTTTTGTGTATGCAGGTGAGGACTAGAATTAGTTATgctaaaattttattaaaacatATTGAAGTTTGATGGTATGTATTCTTAGAGAAGGAAATGACATTTGCTAATATGTTTTGAGGGATAGGTTGAAGTTATTTTTGttaattttgattgcaaaaagtATAATTCAACGATACAGGAGGTGATATGAATAAAAAATTCGACGATTTTGAATGCATTCGGCGCATTAAACATGTTTTCCCTTTAGCTATATTTTTAGTGGGGCGTTTGAAAAAAGAAAACGAACATTTCAGGTCATAATAATATTAATTCAATTGTTTAAGCGTGCAGATTATATCCTTTTTCTTACAGCTATTATTAGATGTACTGAACAAGAGTAATGCGAACATACTATGGTTGAAGCTACAAGATGAGAGGTTACACCTTTACTTCATGTGCTAACAACGATTTTCTTAGCGAACTAAAACATACACTTATATTTTTCAGTGATTTGCACCCTTCTTTGATCGAGAATCGGTGCGTAACTGCCCTGCCTGTTTTAATTGTCTTAAAAGCTTAAATTGAACTAACCTGATTTAAACGACGCTTCAGTTACAACAGAACCAATATTATGATATGATGAACTTGATATATTAAAAAGTTTTTCATAGCTGTTCCTGAAAAGAgtgtgaaaaaaaaattattatcaGCTGAAAAGAATATTTTGTTAATTGAAAAGTTAAGCTTTGGACATCACTATAATTAGTCATCTACCTCTATTGAGTGTTTCTACATAGGTGGCCAGTCGGAATCAGAAACCCAAGCCGGAGCCATTTGTCGCCGACATTTAAGTAAGAGAAATTTATCCTCATATAGTCATATCTTGATGTATCTTCGTATTATGATATTATAATCGTGTGATTTATTGATTTATAGCCCATGATTTATATTGGGAGAGAGAACGACAAAGCGAGAGACAATGGAGATGGGAGACCTGCCTCCGGCTAGCCACCTTAAACCGGTTATACTTCTTTACATTATTTTGACTTGTTGAAAATGCTATTTTGAGGTTTCCAACAGTTCATAATGGccattttgaaaagtttaaaacaaagttaatGGATTTAATCACACCGGTAAAATTGTATATATATCTAATTTGAAATATTATTGGGTTAATGTCAAGATGAGAGGGGTGGAGTTAGTGATGTAATTCTAGGTTATGCTCACTGTGGAATGGTTGCAGCTGCCCGATGGATTGCCAAGCTGGCAACTCCAATCCGATGGATTGCCAAGCTAGCGACTCCGGTTCTTCTAAAAGCATTGCAAAATCATCCTGATTATAAGCTACATGTATCGAGCATAACCTGATTTTCCTACTTTTCCATTAATTTTCTGATGCACACATATTTAGTTGAGAAGAATTAATATCTAATGCCGATAGTTGGACACTCTTTTGGGTGGTGGAACTGCTGCACTTTTAACTTATGTGTTGTGGGAGCATAAAGAATTAATTGTTTATTGTTTCCATATTTTGAACTGTTATTTTCTTCATTTTGATCATTTATCATTCAATTGTTATTCTTTATCTTCCTGTAAATAAACTGCTGGAGGTGATTTGTTCACAATAATTATTTTGACTTTTTACGGCATTAGGGTAAAAtaaggggtgcaaacgagccgagcaactcgagctcggctcgaaaaaaaacTCGAACGACCTGAGcttaaacgagcccgagctcgagcccgagcctaaaaacaagctcctAAGTTACACCTTGTCCAGATTTGAGCCTGAGTACTCTCTAAAGAAGCTTTTTGACTTTTACCAGTGGGCTATTTAAAGTTAAgtaatttaatataaaaattagagtaaaccacagggaccatttaTGAAGTTTACTCAAACAATTACTTGGTGACTTTTTCATGTATGTTCTACAAGTTTTGAGACTTTCTTATCCTAAAATTAGGTTATAGGAACCTTTCTTCGTCACAAAAGTAGTTTGTTATGTATCAGTTCCAAAGTGAACACTTGTGTCTCATGCAATGCAATGAAAGTAGCACTTTCCTTTAAATAAACTAATAAAACTCAATGCACACTTTCTAAAGGGCCAAAATCAGAGCTTTGAAACTAGGGATGGTATCATGCGGTAAAACTTACAGGTAGTACATTCTATTTACCTTTTGTTTGACCTTTGACCTTCTTTAGTTGACTTCAATTTGAACCAAACTATGCAGATTTCGGCTCCACTCCCAATCGGGTTCGCTGTTTTCTTGGTCCATTTGGCCACCATCCCCATCACCGGAACCGGCATCAACCCTGCGAGAAGTCTCGGTGCAGCCATCATCTACAACAAGGACCATGCTTGGGATGACCATGTAAGTCCCTCATTTGACTACATTTGACTTTATTGAAATTGAAAAGAAAGTTATTTATGCGATAGGTTTAAGGCTACATATCTTAGGCATATCCTGTTTGGCTCATCTTTTCTAAACTATATTATATTTCTAATAATATATGCTTAAGAAGACAATATCCGTGTTATTTTGAAATCAGGGATTCAATGCTGGGTTCTTTGATTATTTGATTGCAACCTATGATAGTGAAATAGAAGAGAAGGAACAAACTGATGGACACAAGCAGGTTGAGAGGAAAAAGTCAGAAACGTAAGAAGTGAAAATTGGACTTTTGAGTTTGGGGTTATTAGAGGCATAGGCTTCAAAAACGTGTatacagttttttttttataattaagttATGTGTTTTTAGATGGATTTTGGAAATGGTTTTGTTAGTTCTTGTATCTGCTATTACATTCTtagctttgattattattattattattattattattattattattattattattattattatgattatttttattttttgcaaCTGGTCATAAATTTTGTTATGCCTGTAAGTGCTGCAGGATATGTTCATCGAATCGAGTGAACTGGGCCAGCacataaacgggtcaaaataatacATACAATAAGAAAACTTCAGTAGCGAACATATGATTCTTTGCCGTTTTAAT
Coding sequences:
- the LOC110928449 gene encoding pentatricopeptide repeat-containing protein At2g33760, with the translated sequence MHAKIITGGYGQNVFIGSKLINMYAGLDQLHMNYARKVFDKMPQRDVFLWNMMIQTYANSGLSTEALNVYKEMCENDVAFDKYTFTFALKACSVIKNETTGSVIHGHVVKTGFVYNVFVGNALVALYAKCQMIEACRRVFDEIPEKDVVSWNTVISGCASNDRAIEALDLFHTFLHDESSCSTPDHATLVSILPACAQVAEVRLGFWIHCYAIKTGLTNDAMVGSGLIAMYGNSGHLDYARQVFDQISERNIMVWTAMMRAYGMHGNPHKALTLFSNFLEGGFQPDGVVFLCLLSTCSHAGLVSKGREIFKQMEVYGVGRGHEHYACMVDLYGRAGLLMEAVEFVKSMPVLPSKDVYGALLGACRMHNNIELAEVVAQKLFVLDPNSGGRYVTLAKIYGDGGRLKDAAAVWKTMVKKNIKKPFGFSSIKVDSVVHTFGVEDETHLRTMEIYDTLAGLDEVMAYDHQLEAHC